One window of the Alphaproteobacteria bacterium genome contains the following:
- a CDS encoding phytanoyl-CoA dioxygenase family protein, with translation MKLNENQLGDFGRDGFLVLPNLFSAREIASLRAAFETVIGEDSPANVREKRSGEVRTAMALHLRNPIFERLVRHPRLLEPAFQLLGEDVYAQQVKVNVKAAFEGEAWQWHYDFATHHREDGVPRPLALNLHVFLDDVNEFNGPLYFIAGSHRHGPAPAFLDTTSTSYPLWCVGREIVSTLVTEAGLFSATGPAGTALIFGDCLVHASPPNLSPWDRRIFSLIVNPVSNRQTTMQRPEYKHHRDFTPLEPLADDCLMEMRAA, from the coding sequence ATGAAACTGAACGAAAACCAACTTGGCGATTTCGGGCGGGACGGCTTTCTCGTGCTGCCGAACCTTTTTTCGGCGCGCGAGATCGCGAGCCTGCGCGCCGCGTTCGAGACGGTCATCGGCGAGGATTCGCCGGCCAACGTCCGCGAGAAGCGGAGCGGGGAAGTGCGGACCGCGATGGCGCTCCACCTGCGAAACCCCATCTTCGAGCGACTCGTGCGCCATCCGCGCCTTCTCGAGCCGGCGTTCCAGCTTCTCGGCGAGGATGTTTACGCGCAGCAGGTGAAGGTGAACGTGAAGGCGGCCTTCGAGGGCGAAGCCTGGCAATGGCACTACGATTTCGCGACCCACCATCGCGAGGACGGCGTGCCGCGGCCGTTGGCGCTCAACCTCCACGTCTTTCTCGATGATGTAAACGAATTCAACGGGCCGCTCTATTTCATCGCCGGTTCCCATCGCCATGGCCCGGCACCCGCATTCCTCGACACAACCTCGACCAGCTATCCGCTTTGGTGCGTGGGGCGCGAAATCGTATCAACACTCGTCACGGAAGCCGGATTGTTTTCCGCAACGGGTCCCGCCGGCACGGCGCTCATCTTCGGCGATTGCCTGGTTCACGCGAGCCCGCCGAACCTCTCGCCGTGGGACCGGCGCATCTTTTCGCTGATCGTCAATCCGGTCTCCAATCGCCAGACGACGATGCAGCGGCCGGAATACAAGCATCATCGGGATTTCACGCCGCTCGAGCCGCTCGCCGACGATTGCCTTATGGAGATGCGGGCGGCCTGA
- a CDS encoding DUF2807 domain-containing protein produces MRLELLLVALGVVHFSTAASAQSNFIVQEKNMLILNGLAGVPNVVEGNGKMVTENRAVGAVTEVRIDGAFDVSVTVGPTPSLTVEGDENVLPLVKTEASGKILRIYPDGSYSTHSPLKVALALPELVKLSSSGSSMIAASGFDQDSLKVDLSGSSMAALAGKVHNFAGSISGSGSLSGEKLDADSVAIDISGAGKCTATAHQSVVANISGAGAITVHGNPPKRSTHVSGAGQIDFVN; encoded by the coding sequence ATGAGGCTGGAGCTTCTGCTCGTGGCGCTCGGTGTCGTGCATTTCAGCACGGCGGCAAGCGCCCAATCGAACTTCATCGTTCAGGAAAAAAACATGCTGATCCTGAACGGTCTGGCCGGTGTTCCCAATGTCGTCGAGGGAAACGGGAAAATGGTCACGGAGAATCGCGCGGTCGGCGCCGTCACGGAGGTCAGGATCGATGGCGCCTTCGACGTCTCGGTCACGGTCGGACCGACCCCTTCGCTCACGGTCGAGGGGGATGAGAACGTGCTCCCGCTCGTCAAAACGGAAGCATCGGGGAAAATCCTCAGGATCTACCCGGACGGCTCCTACAGCACCCATTCGCCGCTCAAGGTCGCCTTGGCGCTTCCAGAGCTCGTCAAGCTTTCGTCAAGCGGTAGCTCGATGATTGCGGCCTCCGGGTTCGACCAGGATAGCTTGAAGGTCGACTTGAGCGGCTCGTCGATGGCGGCCCTTGCCGGGAAGGTGCACAACTTTGCGGGGTCGATCAGCGGCTCGGGGAGCTTGAGCGGGGAAAAGCTCGACGCGGATTCGGTCGCCATCGATATTTCGGGGGCGGGCAAGTGCACGGCGACGGCCCACCAGAGCGTGGTTGCCAATATCTCCGGCGCTGGCGCTATAACTGTCCACGGCAACCCGCCCAAGCGCAGCACTCACGTGAGCGGGGCGGGGCAAATTGACTTCGTAAATTGA